A window from Bdellovibrionales bacterium encodes these proteins:
- a CDS encoding LysR family transcriptional regulator — MMNLYQLTTFVTVISEGSMTAAADKLYLTQPAVSQQIRNLEEDLGVELLVRGVRQIKATPQGEVLFEHARKILQLAQQTEIAIKSIGAELKGQIRIGTLNSIGLHIMSPLMGRLMRHNPDLQIKVEYKSGDELVKGFKKGNFDVLILPQLQEEFGLELEGVEEKFLLKEEMWLVVSGKETDIPAQIAAKELSHFPLVNFVDEFPGFNDKLQSLMSKAGINPKPIFESSNVGTLKRVIESGLGWGFLPAHSIRKQVRSGRLNHVHVKEFHYEIDMTYYFRKTSEARQLAEILYQTIATQEKA, encoded by the coding sequence ATGATGAACCTTTATCAGCTTACGACTTTTGTTACCGTCATTAGCGAAGGCAGTATGACCGCAGCAGCTGATAAACTCTATTTGACCCAGCCAGCGGTCAGTCAGCAGATCAGAAACCTGGAGGAAGATCTAGGTGTTGAACTTCTGGTCAGAGGCGTTCGTCAAATTAAGGCCACTCCACAAGGTGAAGTGCTCTTCGAGCACGCTCGTAAAATTCTCCAATTGGCACAGCAAACGGAAATCGCTATCAAATCTATCGGCGCAGAACTGAAAGGCCAAATTCGTATCGGAACTTTGAACTCCATCGGTCTTCACATCATGAGCCCATTGATGGGCCGATTGATGCGCCACAATCCAGATCTGCAAATCAAAGTCGAATACAAATCCGGTGATGAACTTGTGAAGGGTTTCAAAAAAGGCAACTTCGACGTTTTGATTTTGCCGCAGCTTCAAGAAGAGTTTGGTTTGGAGCTTGAAGGCGTTGAAGAAAAGTTTTTGCTGAAAGAAGAAATGTGGCTTGTTGTTTCTGGCAAAGAAACGGACATTCCAGCGCAGATCGCGGCCAAAGAACTCAGTCACTTTCCACTCGTGAATTTCGTTGATGAGTTCCCTGGATTTAATGACAAATTACAAAGTCTGATGAGTAAAGCGGGGATTAATCCAAAACCGATTTTTGAATCTTCAAATGTCGGAACTTTAAAACGCGTGATCGAATCTGGATTGGGCTGGGGATTTTTGCCGGCGCACTCTATTCGTAAGCAAGTGCGTTCAGGCCGTTTGAATCACGTTCACGTCAAAGAGTTCCACTACGAAATTGACATGACTTACTACTTCCGCAAAACATCGGAAGCACGTCAGCTCGCAGAGATTTTATATCAAACAATTGCGACTCAGGAAAAAGCTTAA
- a CDS encoding insulinase family protein: protein MKQFAIKTLPSLMVVTTLAACGSAEKKTEIVNKEEKPAVAASAGSFKLRPMREVQLENGLRILFITDNTLPRVSMTMLVKVGARQDPQGKEGLNNLAAQLLEQGTQSKNATVVADELGQLGTEINIEPSNDFTVIAMDALVNSSDKLLSLYSDIVMNPAFMDAEVARAKAQTIAQQQKKVDNPSAYANDAFDEFLFKGHPYANDVTGTPASVKKITKQDIIRHYLNNYRPNNAQLAVVGRFDKAFEAKVGEAFKKWSGKPIRDFTTPELKPIEGLEVKVLSKPGLQQAQIRIGEFGIRRNDPDFLKLRLANVALGGEFGSRLNQHVRDDLGLTYSIYSYFDARADRGAFAINTFTKNETIGKTLDESLKVFTDFVEKGLTEAEFKASKEQMLGQFPRAIETADRLAYNILILNYYGVPLSYLQDFNKNVAAMTLADVNQTIQKHLDAKKLRVLVYADEKKVGDQLKEYKPVVEKVK, encoded by the coding sequence ATGAAACAGTTTGCAATAAAAACTCTTCCAAGCTTGATGGTCGTAACGACATTGGCGGCTTGTGGTTCTGCTGAAAAGAAAACCGAGATTGTGAATAAAGAAGAAAAGCCTGCCGTGGCCGCTTCTGCGGGGAGCTTTAAACTCCGCCCGATGCGCGAAGTGCAACTTGAAAACGGCTTGCGCATTCTATTTATCACGGATAACACTTTACCGCGTGTGAGCATGACAATGCTGGTGAAAGTAGGAGCCCGTCAAGATCCACAAGGCAAGGAAGGTCTCAACAATTTGGCAGCCCAGTTGCTTGAGCAGGGGACCCAGTCTAAAAACGCCACCGTGGTGGCCGATGAGCTCGGTCAGCTCGGAACTGAAATTAATATCGAGCCAAGCAATGACTTCACAGTGATTGCGATGGACGCGTTGGTGAACTCTTCAGATAAGCTTTTGTCTTTGTATTCCGACATCGTAATGAACCCGGCGTTCATGGATGCTGAGGTGGCTCGTGCGAAAGCTCAGACGATCGCTCAACAGCAGAAGAAGGTGGATAACCCTTCTGCTTACGCGAACGACGCGTTTGATGAGTTCTTGTTCAAAGGTCATCCATATGCAAATGATGTCACGGGAACTCCGGCTTCGGTGAAAAAGATCACGAAGCAGGATATTATCCGGCACTACTTGAATAACTATCGTCCAAACAATGCACAACTTGCCGTGGTGGGCCGCTTTGATAAGGCTTTCGAGGCAAAAGTGGGCGAGGCATTCAAAAAGTGGTCAGGTAAGCCGATCCGCGATTTCACGACACCGGAGTTAAAGCCTATCGAAGGTTTGGAAGTCAAAGTGCTGAGCAAGCCGGGCTTGCAGCAGGCTCAAATCCGTATCGGTGAGTTCGGTATTCGCCGTAACGATCCGGACTTCTTGAAATTGCGTTTGGCGAACGTGGCATTGGGTGGAGAATTCGGTAGCCGCTTGAATCAGCATGTACGTGATGATCTCGGTTTGACGTACTCTATTTACTCTTACTTTGATGCTCGTGCCGATCGTGGCGCGTTTGCCATCAATACATTCACGAAGAACGAAACGATCGGCAAAACTCTCGACGAGAGCTTGAAGGTCTTTACTGACTTTGTAGAAAAGGGTCTGACTGAAGCTGAGTTTAAAGCATCCAAAGAGCAAATGCTCGGTCAATTCCCACGTGCGATCGAGACTGCGGACCGCTTGGCGTATAATATTTTGATCTTGAATTACTATGGCGTTCCACTCAGTTACTTGCAGGATTTCAATAAGAATGTCGCTGCGATGACATTAGCGGATGTAAACCAGACAATTCAAAAGCATCTGGATGCAAAGAAGCTCCGCGTGCTTGTCTATGCTGACGAAAAGAAAGTCGGCGATCAGCTGAAGGAATACAAACCAGTTGTTGAAAAAGTGAAATAG
- a CDS encoding insulinase family protein: MKHLVWSVLFFMLSLAHAQEKDNLKINLPVTKYKLQNGLTVLLHEDHSVPLISYHTWYKVGSRDEAPGITGSAHMLEHMMFKGSKNYPGKSFDRILHENGIVNNAFTTYDYTGFYETLPSSKLEMMMQIEVDRMSNLNLNPDDLQSEREVVKEERRWRIDNNPMGLLMETVMGTVFKTSNYRWPVIGTMKDISDYKIETLRNFHSTYYVPNNAILVLAGDFKTSEAKRLIEKYYGPVAYRPMPRREYPRETTQDTQRNASVKKDVQGISFTVAFGGVPNAHPDMYALDLAANILGNGSSSRLYKRLVYAKQTATSAYSYDSTMQDQGVFAVGVNLKPGVAMQESLDLVYQEIWKMRNKLVTDEELAKAKTQVMKEMVDGLTTIDGKARALAVNEIMTGSYENLFKDLDKYNAVTAEQVKDVSNKYLNQNQRSIVVLEPKAKKE; encoded by the coding sequence ATGAAACACCTTGTTTGGTCTGTTCTTTTCTTTATGCTTTCCTTGGCTCACGCACAAGAGAAAGACAATCTGAAAATCAATCTGCCGGTGACGAAGTACAAGCTGCAAAATGGCCTGACTGTTTTGTTGCATGAAGATCATTCGGTACCACTGATCTCTTACCACACATGGTACAAGGTCGGCTCGCGTGACGAGGCTCCGGGTATTACGGGCTCTGCTCACATGCTCGAGCATATGATGTTTAAGGGATCAAAGAACTATCCTGGCAAGTCTTTCGACCGCATCTTGCATGAGAACGGCATCGTTAACAATGCGTTTACTACTTACGACTACACTGGATTCTATGAGACTTTGCCAAGTTCAAAGCTTGAGATGATGATGCAGATCGAAGTTGATCGCATGAGCAACCTGAACCTGAATCCGGATGATCTCCAGAGCGAACGTGAAGTCGTGAAAGAAGAGCGTCGCTGGCGTATTGACAACAACCCGATGGGCTTGTTGATGGAAACAGTGATGGGCACGGTGTTTAAGACTTCGAACTATCGCTGGCCGGTGATTGGGACGATGAAAGATATTTCTGACTACAAAATCGAGACTCTCAGAAATTTCCACAGCACTTACTATGTGCCGAACAACGCGATCTTGGTTTTGGCGGGTGACTTTAAAACTTCTGAAGCAAAGAGATTGATCGAGAAGTATTACGGCCCTGTGGCCTATCGCCCGATGCCTCGCCGTGAGTATCCGCGCGAGACGACTCAAGATACGCAAAGAAATGCGAGCGTGAAAAAAGACGTTCAAGGGATTTCATTCACGGTGGCTTTCGGTGGTGTGCCGAATGCGCATCCGGATATGTATGCTTTGGATCTTGCCGCGAACATTCTTGGCAATGGCAGCTCGAGCCGCTTGTACAAGCGCCTTGTCTATGCAAAGCAAACGGCGACATCCGCCTATTCGTATGATTCCACTATGCAAGACCAAGGTGTCTTTGCCGTGGGTGTGAACTTGAAGCCAGGTGTAGCAATGCAAGAAAGCCTCGATCTTGTGTATCAAGAAATCTGGAAAATGCGTAATAAGCTTGTGACCGATGAAGAGCTTGCAAAAGCGAAGACTCAGGTCATGAAAGAAATGGTCGATGGTTTGACAACAATCGACGGCAAAGCGCGCGCTTTGGCGGTGAATGAGATCATGACGGGTTCGTACGAGAATCTCTTCAAAGATCTGGATAAGTACAATGCTGTCACTGCAGAGCAGGTGAAGGACGTTTCTAATAAATACCTCAATCAAAATCAAAGATCGATCGTCGTTCTTGAGCCGAAAGCGAAGAAGGAGTAG
- a CDS encoding flagellar basal body-associated FliL family protein — protein MAEKKDEAQQPEKPKNTGMILTAIFAVLNLGVLGGGAFLVYSSTMAWESPKITEAALEAEMSSKSEDERYAPYIFTMEKFTVNLDGEPKRSIRLEVSLQMLGKEGYEEIMSPDSRAKARDKIVRVLNDKTFNELESIQGKLFLKDTIAMEVNSILHEGVVKDVFFSDFVVQ, from the coding sequence ATGGCAGAGAAAAAAGACGAAGCACAGCAGCCTGAGAAGCCAAAAAATACCGGTATGATTCTGACGGCGATCTTCGCGGTGCTGAATTTAGGTGTTTTAGGTGGCGGAGCCTTCTTGGTCTATTCTTCCACAATGGCGTGGGAGAGCCCTAAAATCACGGAAGCTGCTTTGGAAGCAGAGATGTCATCAAAGTCCGAGGATGAGCGTTACGCTCCGTATATCTTCACAATGGAAAAGTTCACAGTGAACCTGGACGGAGAGCCTAAGCGCAGTATCCGCCTTGAGGTCAGTTTGCAGATGCTCGGCAAAGAGGGTTACGAGGAAATCATGAGCCCCGACAGCCGCGCGAAGGCCCGTGACAAGATCGTGCGTGTTTTGAATGATAAGACCTTCAATGAACTCGAAAGCATTCAGGGAAAACTCTTCCTCAAAGATACCATCGCAATGGAAGTAAACAGCATCCTCCATGAGGGTGTCGTGAAAGATGTTTTCTTCTCTGATTTTGTCGTTCAGTAG
- a CDS encoding L,D-transpeptidase family protein, protein MTRRFYTGIISCVAVTASWGLVTSSAFAAEETAPISQNKTNTDLLPSDLLQISSTEAFSKYVFLVDKSERHLQVYERKGETIEKILDFPSDMGKAAGNKSKRDDFRTPEGIYFFEKKLNQPEIPYNLYGELAFTTDYPNIFDRRDSKTGSGIWLHAVPDTVPLTRGSRGCVVVRNEVIRKLKEYIKLKETPILIFDKVSYVSKEEHDKRRVALNEFIEGWRKAWQSQNIDEYMKYYDAQFKAPGFNYDSWKAHKNKLKNQYEYIKVQLSQPFLLLHKDQLIVKTFQRYESNGHADFGVKTLYAVKADSGYKIIREEWVPVRESVANTASTVSTTTQPAAPTN, encoded by the coding sequence ATGACCAGAAGATTCTATACCGGGATTATTTCGTGCGTTGCTGTAACCGCATCATGGGGACTTGTTACCTCGTCAGCTTTTGCCGCTGAGGAAACCGCACCCATTTCTCAAAACAAGACAAACACGGACCTGCTTCCTTCAGACCTTCTGCAGATTTCAAGCACCGAGGCCTTTAGCAAATACGTGTTCCTGGTCGACAAATCAGAACGCCATCTCCAAGTCTACGAGCGCAAAGGCGAAACCATCGAGAAAATCCTCGACTTCCCGTCTGATATGGGAAAAGCAGCCGGCAACAAAAGCAAGCGCGATGACTTCCGCACTCCAGAGGGGATCTACTTTTTCGAAAAGAAATTGAACCAGCCTGAAATTCCTTACAACCTCTACGGCGAATTGGCTTTCACCACAGACTACCCAAATATCTTTGACCGCCGTGACAGCAAAACCGGCTCTGGGATCTGGCTCCATGCCGTTCCCGACACGGTTCCATTGACTCGCGGCTCCCGCGGCTGCGTGGTAGTTCGTAACGAAGTGATCCGTAAGCTCAAAGAATATATCAAGCTCAAAGAGACTCCGATCTTGATCTTCGATAAAGTCAGCTACGTTTCCAAAGAAGAACACGACAAGCGCCGTGTCGCTTTGAACGAGTTCATCGAGGGTTGGAGAAAAGCATGGCAGTCCCAGAACATTGATGAGTACATGAAATACTATGATGCTCAGTTCAAAGCTCCTGGCTTTAACTATGACAGCTGGAAAGCCCATAAGAACAAACTAAAGAATCAGTACGAATACATCAAAGTTCAGCTCTCTCAACCCTTCTTGCTACTTCACAAAGATCAGCTCATCGTGAAGACCTTCCAACGCTACGAATCCAATGGTCACGCCGACTTCGGAGTTAAAACGCTCTATGCAGTCAAAGCTGACTCGGGGTATAAAATCATCCGTGAAGAATGGGTGCCAGTTCGAGAGAGTGTTGCCAATACAGCTTCAACAGTTTCTACGACCACACAACCCGCCGCTCCTACCAACTAA
- a CDS encoding rhomboid family intramembrane serine protease, translated as MSMALPFTPVVKWLVIVNVAIWFVFQVLVEGFFKVPFTHYLSLVPARVIFEFHVWELFTYMFLHSMQITHILFNMLMLWFFGAELEQRWGGKYFLFFYLFTGIGAAILYCGGMAAYAAATGSQAGLMVPVVGASGAIFGLMLAQGILFGERIIYFFMLFPMKMRYFVMVMGVVQIASMLTSGVSGGEVAYLAHIGGLASGYVALLLMSRMKNYENFKKSKKKGRNLRLVVDNENPKKSDNGPRYWN; from the coding sequence ATGAGCATGGCACTTCCGTTCACTCCAGTCGTGAAGTGGCTGGTGATTGTGAACGTGGCAATCTGGTTTGTTTTCCAGGTTTTGGTGGAGGGCTTTTTCAAAGTTCCTTTCACACATTATCTGAGCCTGGTTCCGGCGCGGGTTATTTTTGAATTCCACGTTTGGGAACTTTTCACTTATATGTTCCTGCACTCGATGCAGATCACGCATATCCTCTTTAACATGCTGATGCTCTGGTTCTTTGGCGCCGAATTGGAACAGCGCTGGGGCGGGAAGTACTTCCTGTTCTTTTATCTGTTTACAGGGATTGGGGCTGCGATCTTGTATTGTGGCGGGATGGCGGCTTATGCGGCGGCGACGGGCTCCCAGGCGGGGTTGATGGTACCGGTGGTCGGGGCTTCGGGTGCCATCTTTGGTTTGATGCTCGCTCAGGGGATCTTGTTCGGCGAGCGTATTATCTACTTCTTCATGCTTTTCCCAATGAAAATGCGCTATTTCGTAATGGTGATGGGGGTGGTTCAGATCGCTTCCATGCTGACTTCTGGCGTCAGCGGCGGGGAAGTGGCTTATTTGGCCCACATTGGGGGCTTAGCTTCGGGCTACGTGGCTTTATTGCTCATGAGCCGCATGAAGAACTACGAAAACTTTAAAAAGAGTAAGAAGAAGGGCCGTAATCTGCGTCTTGTAGTAGACAATGAAAATCCGAAAAAATCGGATAATGGTCCTAGATATTGGAACTGA
- a CDS encoding HIT domain-containing protein codes for MERDVLFRPDRFKYVRKLMKPEGCVFCKAAKSEPSFETLCVYKSKYSMIVLNKFPYNSGHLLIIPLKHEGDLLALSKEAYADLNDTLRLAMKALQDTYQPGGVNVGLNHGAVAGAGIPDHLHYHLIPRWAGDLNFFPLIAETKVVVESLEQTYDRLLSYFTRKS; via the coding sequence ATGGAACGTGATGTGCTCTTTCGCCCGGATCGATTTAAGTACGTCCGTAAATTGATGAAGCCGGAAGGCTGCGTTTTTTGTAAAGCCGCCAAAAGCGAGCCGTCTTTTGAAACTCTTTGTGTCTATAAATCGAAATATTCGATGATTGTGTTGAATAAGTTTCCGTACAACAGCGGGCATCTTTTGATCATTCCACTAAAGCACGAAGGCGATCTTTTGGCACTTAGCAAAGAAGCTTATGCAGATTTGAACGATACTTTGCGTTTGGCGATGAAGGCCTTGCAAGACACCTATCAACCTGGTGGAGTCAATGTAGGCCTGAATCATGGCGCAGTGGCAGGGGCCGGAATTCCGGACCATTTACACTACCATTTGATTCCGCGTTGGGCGGGGGATCTGAATTTCTTCCCGTTGATTGCCGAGACTAAGGTCGTTGTTGAAAGTCTAGAGCAGACGTATGACCGCCTTTTGAGTTATTTTACTAGGAAGTCGTAG
- the sppA gene encoding signal peptide peptidase SppA has product MKNPFVRFIIVILVIVGLVSTVKWISGMVGSKSSEEAMLVSKNSILQLDLEGVIMNGKKFLKKLKKYKDEDKIKAIVININSPGGAVGPSQELYAAIKALKEETKKPVICSSSGLLASGAYYTAVACDKIVVAPGALVGSIGVIMEFANLEKLYDWAKISRFSINSGKFKDSGAEYRAMRPDEKALFQDLINDVYGQFKQAVIDGRKMKDEVVSQYADGRVMTGKQAVALGFADQLGTLDDAIKVAAEAANLGTDYKLFEAPKKKPSFWDLLEQQDDDDLNSAEEAARYFSKFSSDKGMEASIRKVLRVQGLNQPMLIMPGFWE; this is encoded by the coding sequence ATGAAAAATCCTTTCGTACGTTTTATCATTGTTATTCTTGTGATCGTTGGTCTTGTGAGCACTGTGAAATGGATCAGTGGAATGGTTGGCTCGAAGTCTTCTGAAGAAGCGATGCTGGTTTCTAAGAACAGCATTCTTCAATTGGATCTTGAAGGCGTGATCATGAACGGCAAGAAGTTCCTGAAGAAGCTCAAAAAATACAAAGATGAAGATAAGATCAAAGCGATCGTTATCAATATCAACTCTCCGGGCGGAGCGGTTGGTCCTTCACAAGAGCTCTATGCTGCGATCAAAGCGTTGAAAGAAGAAACTAAAAAACCTGTGATTTGTTCTTCATCGGGATTGCTTGCGAGTGGCGCTTACTACACGGCGGTTGCGTGCGATAAAATCGTGGTGGCTCCGGGGGCGCTGGTGGGCTCGATCGGCGTGATCATGGAGTTTGCGAATCTTGAAAAACTTTATGACTGGGCAAAGATCTCTCGCTTCTCGATCAACTCCGGCAAGTTCAAGGACTCGGGCGCTGAATACCGCGCGATGAGACCCGATGAAAAGGCTTTGTTCCAAGATTTGATCAACGACGTTTATGGTCAGTTCAAGCAAGCCGTGATTGACGGACGTAAGATGAAAGACGAAGTCGTGAGCCAATATGCTGACGGACGCGTAATGACCGGTAAGCAAGCTGTGGCTTTGGGTTTTGCCGATCAATTGGGAACTCTGGATGATGCCATCAAGGTGGCGGCAGAAGCGGCCAATCTTGGGACGGATTACAAACTTTTTGAAGCGCCTAAAAAGAAGCCAAGCTTCTGGGATTTGCTGGAGCAACAAGATGACGATGACTTGAACTCTGCTGAAGAGGCGGCTCGTTACTTCTCGAAGTTTTCAAGCGATAAAGGAATGGAGGCGTCCATTCGTAAGGTTTTGCGCGTTCAAGGTTTGAATCAGCCGATGCTGATTATGCCGGGATTCTGGGAGTAA
- a CDS encoding 30S ribosomal protein S1 produces the protein MGKQLNKAAQEKQKVLAFLDAEDSKVAANPGIYGNTDKGEFTSIFEASMKDQDFKIGDVVTGKVVEVQSDYVLVDINYKSEGLIAINEFRVVDGVREVKAGDTVEVLIDRIENENGMIVLSKDKADMLRAWSDISKAAENEEVIEGTVVAKVKGGLSVDIGVKAFLPGSQIDLRPVRNMDVYIGKKYKFKVIKFNKKRGNIVLSRRALLEEERDSLRAETLDTMKEGSIVTGLVKNITDYGAFIDLGGMDGLLHITDMSWGRVKHPSELLKVGDEIQVKVLKYDQEKERVSLGMKQLHPDPWESVKASYPPGTKLKGKVVSLAEYGAFVELGEGIEGLIHVSEMSWTKRVKHPSQVVAVDQEVEVVVLEVDTENRRISLGMKQLQANPWVELKESYAPGTIIEGEVKSVTDFGIFIGIEEGIDGLVHISDFSWTKRVNHPNELYAKGQKVRAVVLGVDIENERFSLGIKQLESDPWSNIENKYAIGTQHDVKVTKVADFGAFVELESDIEGLIHISELTTDKINSTEEFVKPGTVLKAEVISIDKDARKIGLSSKLVKLRESKADVDDYVKKATATSKSTLGDLFADQLKNMKTDGKN, from the coding sequence ATGGGGAAACAATTAAACAAAGCCGCTCAAGAAAAGCAGAAAGTTCTAGCTTTCTTGGACGCAGAAGATTCTAAAGTTGCTGCTAACCCAGGAATCTACGGAAACACAGACAAAGGCGAGTTCACTTCGATTTTCGAAGCGTCCATGAAAGACCAAGATTTCAAAATCGGTGACGTTGTTACTGGTAAAGTTGTCGAAGTTCAATCTGACTACGTTCTTGTCGACATCAACTATAAGTCTGAAGGACTTATTGCAATCAACGAATTCCGCGTTGTTGACGGCGTACGTGAAGTAAAAGCCGGCGACACTGTAGAAGTGTTGATCGACCGTATCGAAAACGAAAACGGTATGATCGTTCTCTCTAAGGACAAAGCCGACATGCTTCGCGCTTGGTCTGATATCTCTAAAGCAGCTGAGAACGAAGAAGTTATTGAAGGTACTGTTGTTGCTAAGGTTAAAGGCGGCTTGAGCGTTGATATCGGCGTTAAAGCATTCTTGCCTGGTTCACAAATCGATCTTCGTCCTGTTCGCAACATGGACGTTTACATCGGCAAGAAGTACAAATTCAAAGTTATCAAGTTCAATAAAAAACGTGGCAACATCGTTCTTTCTCGCCGCGCTCTTCTTGAAGAAGAACGTGACAGTCTCAGAGCAGAAACTCTTGATACTATGAAAGAAGGTTCAATCGTTACAGGTCTTGTTAAGAACATCACTGATTACGGTGCGTTCATTGACTTGGGCGGTATGGACGGTCTTCTCCACATCACAGACATGTCTTGGGGCCGCGTAAAGCACCCTTCAGAATTGTTGAAAGTGGGCGACGAAATCCAAGTAAAAGTATTGAAATACGACCAGGAAAAAGAGCGCGTGTCTTTGGGCATGAAGCAATTGCATCCTGATCCTTGGGAATCTGTAAAAGCATCTTACCCTCCAGGCACTAAGCTTAAGGGCAAAGTTGTTTCATTGGCTGAATACGGCGCATTCGTAGAACTTGGTGAAGGCATCGAAGGTCTTATCCACGTTTCTGAAATGTCTTGGACTAAGCGCGTGAAGCACCCATCTCAAGTTGTAGCGGTTGATCAAGAAGTTGAAGTTGTCGTTCTTGAAGTAGACACTGAAAACCGTCGCATCAGCTTGGGCATGAAACAACTCCAAGCTAACCCTTGGGTTGAGTTGAAAGAATCTTACGCTCCAGGAACAATCATTGAAGGTGAAGTTAAGTCTGTTACTGACTTCGGTATCTTCATCGGTATCGAAGAAGGCATCGACGGCCTTGTTCACATCTCTGACTTCTCATGGACTAAACGTGTAAATCACCCTAACGAACTCTACGCTAAAGGCCAAAAAGTTCGCGCGGTTGTTTTGGGCGTAGACATCGAGAACGAAAGATTCTCTTTGGGTATCAAACAGCTTGAGTCTGACCCTTGGTCAAACATCGAGAACAAATACGCTATCGGCACACAACACGATGTTAAAGTAACTAAAGTCGCTGACTTCGGTGCTTTCGTTGAGTTGGAATCTGATATCGAAGGTTTGATCCACATTTCTGAGCTTACAACTGACAAAATCAACAGCACTGAAGAGTTCGTAAAACCAGGGACTGTTTTGAAAGCAGAAGTAATCTCTATCGATAAAGACGCTCGTAAGATCGGTCTTTCTTCTAAACTTGTTAAACTCCGTGAATCAAAAGCGGACGTTGACGATTACGTGAAGAAAGCGACTGCGACATCTAAGTCGACTTTGGGCGATTTGTTCGCAGATCAGCTCAAAAACATGAAAACTGATGGTAAAAACTAA
- a CDS encoding phage holin family protein → MSGILIQWIVSALVLMGTAYLLPGFEVRSFGSALLAAFVIGCANVLVKPILILLTLPITLLTLGLFLWVINAIILKLCAALTPGFAVNSWGTAFLGALIIAVLSSLAFWLLTPPPGAV, encoded by the coding sequence ATGTCTGGTATTTTAATTCAATGGATCGTTTCAGCTTTGGTATTAATGGGGACCGCGTACTTGCTGCCAGGATTCGAAGTGCGCAGTTTCGGAAGCGCCCTTTTGGCGGCGTTTGTGATTGGCTGCGCGAATGTGCTAGTAAAACCGATTTTGATTTTGCTGACGTTGCCAATCACCCTGCTGACCCTGGGTCTTTTCCTATGGGTGATCAACGCGATAATTTTAAAACTGTGCGCAGCGCTGACGCCGGGCTTTGCCGTGAACTCCTGGGGCACGGCCTTTTTAGGGGCGCTGATCATCGCCGTCCTAAGTTCTCTCGCGTTCTGGCTGCTGACACCGCCTCCGGGGGCGGTCTAA
- a CDS encoding L,D-transpeptidase has protein sequence MRSLLILLSTVSFLAACSPENGIRVHANPQQDSLQDVASPDEVAAELGLEQPTIEMDQVLPLSLEQHNKTAKLDLLQYFPVVVVVNKAVKGPSAQTMKLYHRGVLMNTFKVSTGREKDEIAKSGRKYFSVTPVGWYAPTQTFEKYWSNTWQAWMEYSVFFVGGIATHATTPDHYKELGSRASGGCVRLEKKNAKIVYDLVLGEGQGEVPVFTREGKIAKDLWGNVKTKKSWNTIIIVEDNSAE, from the coding sequence GTGCGTTCTTTGTTGATTCTTCTTTCTACGGTTTCTTTCTTAGCTGCTTGTTCACCTGAAAATGGCATTCGCGTGCATGCAAATCCTCAGCAGGATTCTTTGCAAGATGTGGCTTCTCCAGATGAAGTCGCGGCGGAGCTCGGCCTTGAACAGCCGACTATAGAAATGGACCAAGTCCTGCCGTTGTCACTTGAGCAGCACAATAAAACAGCGAAGCTCGATCTGCTCCAGTACTTCCCAGTTGTGGTGGTTGTGAATAAAGCGGTGAAGGGTCCCAGTGCACAAACGATGAAGCTCTATCATCGTGGTGTTTTGATGAATACGTTTAAGGTTTCTACCGGCCGTGAAAAAGATGAAATCGCGAAAAGTGGTCGCAAGTATTTCTCGGTAACTCCAGTGGGCTGGTACGCGCCAACGCAGACTTTTGAAAAGTACTGGTCAAATACGTGGCAAGCCTGGATGGAATACTCTGTGTTCTTCGTGGGTGGGATTGCGACTCACGCGACGACTCCGGATCATTATAAAGAGCTCGGCTCACGCGCGTCCGGTGGCTGCGTTCGTCTTGAAAAGAAGAACGCGAAAATCGTTTATGATCTCGTTCTTGGCGAAGGACAGGGCGAAGTCCCTGTGTTCACCCGCGAAGGTAAAATCGCAAAAGATCTTTGGGGCAACGTAAAGACTAAAAAATCCTGGAACACGATCATCATTGTTGAGGACAACAGCGCCGAGTAA